CGGCATACGCCTTTCTTTACGGGCTACAAACCCCAGTTCTATTTCCGGACGACGGACATCACCGGCGAAGTAAATCTGCCTGAAGGCGTTGAAATGGTAATGCCCGGCGACAACATCACGATGACGATCAAACTGATCCACGCGATCGCCATGGAAACCCAGCTGCGTTTCGCGATCCGCGAAGGCGGCAGAACAGTGGCTTCGGGCGTTGTAGCCGAGATCATAAAATAGTCTTTACCGCTTGAATAGCCTCGCACGGAGGCGCAAAGGCGCACAGGGAAAATCAAAAAAGGGCAGACCCGAAAGTTTGCCCTTTTGG
The window above is part of the Fusobacteriaceae bacterium genome. Proteins encoded here:
- the tuf gene encoding elongation factor Tu (EF-Tu; promotes GTP-dependent binding of aminoacyl-tRNA to the A-site of ribosomes during protein biosynthesis; when the tRNA anticodon matches the mRNA codon, GTP hydrolysis results; the inactive EF-Tu-GDP leaves the ribosome and release of GDP is promoted by elongation factor Ts; many prokaryotes have two copies of the gene encoding EF-Tu) is translated as RHTPFFTGYKPQFYFRTTDITGEVNLPEGVEMVMPGDNITMTIKLIHAIAMETQLRFAIREGGRTVASGVVAEIIK